The following are from one region of the Microbacterium paraoxydans genome:
- the mpaA1 gene encoding MpaA1 family daptide-type RiPP has product MNESTEMSIRFQELDPMEAPSWDSFYQGVIGALVLIGIGAAAAT; this is encoded by the coding sequence ATGAACGAAAGCACGGAGATGAGCATCCGGTTCCAGGAGCTCGACCCGATGGAGGCCCCCAGTTGGGACAGCTTCTACCAGGGCGTGATCGGCGCGCTGGTCCTCATCGGGATCGGTGCGGCAGCCGCCACGTGA
- the mpaC gene encoding daptide-type RiPP biosynthesis dehydogenase gives MTVPFTARVPTLWHGSRARERMVGLTAGRDTLVLADAAVAHPLPTPQSGRTMTVDAAAVDELGILLIAEELVRRPPEVIVAVGGGSVLDASKIAALALSPGRLLDFALRHAATSALTILPDAPPPVDIVAMPTTLGTSSETNSVAILRNRCGARLLVGRPLRPRHAVLDPDQLATLTPAAVREGALEAFLRVAGASTSPRTARADRDARILGRALLEAAARDVMSTTGRLRLARLSAATQRTAALRGPDPYSARHWYLANEVAFHLGVRKMTATAAVIAAVWQRIGAGDPRWGDRASLDAFWAGVAAGTALPRDPAAGIAVVVDQGGLPSPPRPSAREIDRIADAVERAWGDHRPMLRGIRAADVRAVLHDSRWSPSPVGDRRPRVAERR, from the coding sequence ATGACCGTGCCGTTCACCGCACGCGTCCCCACGCTGTGGCACGGGTCGCGCGCACGAGAGAGGATGGTGGGTCTGACAGCGGGACGCGACACGCTGGTGCTCGCCGACGCGGCCGTCGCGCACCCTCTCCCCACCCCGCAGTCGGGCCGGACCATGACGGTGGACGCTGCCGCGGTGGATGAGCTGGGGATCCTCCTGATCGCCGAGGAGCTCGTGCGGCGACCGCCCGAGGTCATCGTGGCCGTCGGCGGCGGAAGCGTCCTCGATGCGAGCAAGATCGCGGCCCTCGCGCTCAGCCCCGGACGCCTCCTGGACTTCGCCCTGCGGCACGCGGCGACCTCGGCACTCACGATCCTGCCCGACGCGCCTCCGCCGGTCGACATCGTCGCGATGCCGACGACGCTCGGCACGTCGTCGGAGACGAACAGTGTCGCCATCCTCCGGAACCGCTGCGGAGCCCGGCTCCTCGTCGGTCGCCCGCTGCGTCCGCGCCACGCCGTCCTCGATCCCGACCAGCTCGCCACGCTCACCCCTGCTGCCGTGCGAGAGGGAGCGCTGGAGGCGTTCCTCCGGGTGGCCGGCGCCTCGACGAGTCCACGGACGGCGCGGGCCGACCGCGACGCGCGGATCCTCGGTCGGGCGTTGCTCGAGGCGGCCGCGCGGGACGTGATGTCGACGACGGGACGCCTGCGCCTCGCACGGCTCAGCGCCGCGACCCAGCGCACGGCCGCCCTTCGCGGCCCCGATCCGTACAGCGCCCGGCACTGGTACCTCGCGAACGAGGTCGCCTTCCATCTCGGCGTCCGCAAGATGACGGCCACGGCGGCGGTCATCGCCGCCGTCTGGCAGCGGATCGGTGCGGGCGATCCACGCTGGGGCGACCGCGCCAGCCTCGACGCCTTCTGGGCCGGCGTCGCGGCGGGGACAGCACTGCCTCGCGATCCGGCCGCCGGCATCGCCGTCGTCGTCGATCAGGGCGGCCTCCCGTCACCGCCGCGCCCGAGCGCACGGGAGATCGATCGGATCGCCGACGCCGTGGAGAGGGCGTGGGGTGATCACCGCCCCATGCTGCGCGGAATCCGCGCCGCGGACGTCCGCGCTGTGCTCCACGACTCCCGGTGGAGCCCGTCCCCGGTCGGCGATCGCCGGCCCCGAGTGGCGGAGAGGAGGTGA
- a CDS encoding ATP-binding cassette domain-containing protein produces the protein MNQHAIEVRGLTKRFGRRTAVEDLSFAVPRGAIVGLLGPNGAGKSTTLRAIVGLVRPTSGEAVIDGAPFGTLDNPAAHVGVHMDGFGFEPGISGRRHLEICRLAAGMPRDRVDEVLDEVGLAADARRRVKTYSTGMAQRLGLAAALIGAPRTLILDEPANGLDPDGIRWLRRFLRGFAERGGTVLVSSHQLSELEQVVDEVVVIKRRALFAGRLDDLVTGGADSLESRYFDLVEGAPA, from the coding sequence ATGAATCAGCACGCCATCGAGGTACGTGGCCTCACGAAGAGGTTCGGACGCCGCACCGCCGTCGAAGACCTGTCGTTCGCGGTGCCCCGCGGGGCGATCGTCGGGCTTCTCGGCCCGAACGGCGCGGGGAAGTCGACGACGCTGCGGGCGATCGTCGGACTCGTGCGGCCGACCAGCGGCGAGGCCGTCATCGACGGGGCGCCGTTCGGGACGCTGGACAACCCGGCGGCGCACGTCGGCGTCCACATGGACGGGTTCGGCTTCGAGCCCGGCATCTCGGGGCGACGCCACCTGGAGATCTGCCGGCTCGCCGCCGGGATGCCCCGCGACCGCGTCGACGAGGTGCTGGACGAGGTGGGCCTCGCCGCCGATGCGCGCCGTCGTGTGAAGACCTACTCGACGGGCATGGCGCAGCGGCTGGGCCTGGCCGCGGCATTGATCGGTGCGCCGCGGACGCTCATCCTCGACGAGCCTGCCAACGGTCTGGACCCCGACGGCATCCGGTGGCTGCGCCGGTTCCTCCGCGGCTTCGCCGAACGCGGCGGCACGGTGCTCGTCTCCAGTCATCAGCTCTCCGAGCTCGAGCAGGTCGTGGACGAGGTGGTCGTCATCAAACGGCGCGCGCTCTTCGCCGGGAGGCTGGACGACCTCGTCACGGGCGGGGCCGACTCGCTCGAGAGCCGGTACTTCGACCTCGTCGAAGGAGCCCCCGCATGA
- the trhO gene encoding oxygen-dependent tRNA uridine(34) hydroxylase TrhO, producing MATPKIVLFYAFTPLADPEAIRVWQRDLGEALGLRGRLLISAHGVNGTLGGDLPALKKWARSFRSYAPFRDTDIKWSEGTGLDEAGRSLDFPKLSVKVRDEIVSFGAPDELRVDADGVVGGGARLTPDQLHALVAERGDEVVFFDGRNALEAEIGRFRGAVVPDTETTRDFVRLLDSGVYDDLKGKPVVTYCTGGIRCEVLSSLMVSRGFGEVYQLEGGIVRYGETYGDDGLWDGSLYVFDGRGSVDFSDHARVIGVCAGCGAATKRTANCPDLSCRMQFVVCADCEAVTCPAHATAAPSQT from the coding sequence GTGGCCACCCCCAAGATCGTCCTCTTCTACGCGTTCACCCCGCTCGCCGACCCGGAGGCCATCCGCGTCTGGCAGCGTGACCTCGGCGAGGCGCTGGGGCTGCGCGGACGGCTGCTGATCTCGGCGCACGGCGTCAACGGCACTCTGGGCGGGGACCTCCCGGCTCTGAAGAAGTGGGCGCGTTCGTTCCGCTCCTACGCCCCCTTCCGGGACACCGACATCAAATGGAGCGAGGGCACCGGACTCGACGAGGCGGGCCGCAGCCTCGATTTCCCGAAGCTGAGCGTGAAGGTGCGCGACGAGATCGTGTCGTTCGGCGCCCCGGACGAGCTCCGCGTCGACGCGGACGGCGTCGTCGGCGGAGGCGCGCGGCTCACCCCCGACCAGCTGCACGCCCTGGTCGCCGAGCGCGGGGACGAGGTCGTGTTCTTCGACGGCCGGAACGCGCTGGAGGCTGAGATCGGACGCTTCCGCGGCGCCGTCGTGCCGGACACCGAGACCACCAGGGACTTCGTGCGTCTGCTCGACTCCGGCGTGTACGACGACCTGAAGGGCAAGCCCGTCGTCACCTACTGCACCGGGGGCATCCGCTGTGAGGTGCTGTCGAGCCTCATGGTGTCCCGCGGCTTCGGCGAGGTCTACCAGCTCGAGGGCGGCATCGTCCGCTACGGCGAGACGTACGGCGACGACGGCCTCTGGGACGGATCGCTCTACGTCTTCGACGGGCGCGGGTCCGTCGACTTCTCGGATCACGCGCGCGTCATCGGCGTGTGTGCAGGGTGTGGTGCGGCGACCAAACGCACCGCGAACTGCCCCGACCTCTCCTGCCGGATGCAGTTCGTGGTCTGCGCGGACTGCGAGGCCGTCACGTGCCCGGCGCATGCGACGGCTGCTCCGTCGCAGACCTGA
- the mpaP gene encoding daptide biosynthesis intramembrane metalloprotease gives MTTAGPRPDRRRRGDGRASLTADSCPSLAAGVAFEPTAEGSGWLATVQGVPTARLSRAVVDLLTAMDGRTPVSALQTRFAPGETDESVLRLMERFRDNGLLDGGASRLPGRVTYRPPFTVQFATLRASALFARLDRVVVPVPRRAVLAVVAAVVGAGIVGAALHLGELGAVLARPVPLAGFALVVVALGLATLIHETAHGLTLTRLGGRPRRAGFMLLYLTPAFFVDVTDGWRLPDRRHRVAIALAGPAVHATVAAVAMLAALALPSSAARETLLLLAISCTVVVLVNLIPFVRFDGYLALMSALDEPNLRRRSIRDGAGFLAGLVFGAPRQPRALERWWSVPFGLCCLAAPVVMVLFAVVRTAQLFDGGGPAASLFVLALEAVVVAAGVVLLVRALLRVWRSGASRFRLVGVTAALAAGIVAAGILVPVPTAAVLGFSVDDDRVVLVQGGRDPGARIPDGAPVVLSTRGILASEYRGEGTIRTRPATETEVPIEALFPVRMPEASVPATAVAEVEVTGERGALPAAGQARVDLGTTPLWQALWATVASPLAALTSEEERG, from the coding sequence ATGACGACGGCAGGACCTCGACCCGATCGGCGTCGCCGCGGGGACGGCCGCGCCTCCCTCACGGCGGACTCGTGCCCGTCTCTCGCCGCCGGCGTCGCGTTCGAGCCGACGGCGGAGGGGTCCGGGTGGCTCGCCACCGTCCAGGGCGTGCCGACCGCCCGACTATCCCGAGCGGTGGTCGACCTGCTGACGGCGATGGACGGCCGGACTCCTGTCTCGGCGTTGCAGACGCGCTTCGCCCCGGGGGAGACCGACGAGAGCGTGCTGCGACTGATGGAGCGCTTCCGCGACAACGGGCTCCTGGACGGGGGCGCGTCCCGGCTGCCCGGCCGTGTCACGTATCGGCCGCCGTTCACCGTGCAGTTCGCGACCCTCCGCGCTTCCGCGCTCTTCGCGCGTCTCGACCGTGTGGTCGTGCCCGTACCGCGTCGTGCGGTCCTCGCGGTCGTCGCCGCGGTGGTCGGTGCCGGGATCGTCGGCGCGGCCCTGCACCTCGGCGAGCTGGGTGCCGTGCTCGCTCGTCCTGTGCCGCTCGCCGGCTTCGCCCTCGTCGTCGTGGCGCTCGGCCTCGCGACCCTGATCCACGAGACCGCGCACGGGCTCACCCTCACCCGGCTGGGAGGCCGGCCGCGGCGCGCGGGGTTCATGCTCCTTTACCTCACGCCCGCCTTCTTCGTCGATGTCACGGACGGCTGGCGGCTCCCCGACCGCCGGCATCGTGTGGCGATCGCCCTGGCCGGCCCCGCCGTCCACGCCACGGTGGCGGCGGTGGCCATGCTCGCCGCTCTCGCCCTGCCGTCGTCGGCGGCCCGCGAGACACTGCTGCTCCTCGCGATCTCCTGCACGGTCGTCGTGCTCGTGAACCTGATCCCCTTCGTGCGCTTCGACGGGTACCTCGCCCTGATGAGCGCCCTGGACGAGCCGAATCTCCGGAGGAGGTCGATCCGCGACGGCGCGGGCTTCCTCGCCGGCCTCGTGTTCGGGGCGCCGCGGCAGCCGCGGGCGCTGGAGCGGTGGTGGAGCGTGCCGTTCGGTCTCTGCTGCCTGGCGGCCCCGGTCGTCATGGTGCTGTTCGCAGTCGTCCGGACCGCGCAGCTGTTCGACGGAGGTGGCCCGGCGGCGAGCCTCTTCGTGCTCGCTCTGGAGGCCGTCGTGGTCGCGGCGGGTGTCGTCCTCCTGGTGCGCGCTCTGCTCCGGGTGTGGCGATCCGGTGCCTCGCGGTTCCGCCTCGTCGGCGTGACCGCCGCGCTCGCGGCCGGAATCGTGGCCGCCGGCATCCTCGTCCCGGTCCCGACGGCCGCGGTGCTGGGGTTCTCCGTGGACGACGACCGGGTGGTCCTGGTGCAGGGCGGACGGGATCCCGGCGCCCGCATCCCGGACGGCGCTCCGGTGGTCCTGTCGACGCGGGGCATCCTCGCCAGCGAGTACCGCGGCGAGGGGACGATCAGGACCCGACCTGCGACGGAGACCGAGGTGCCGATCGAGGCGCTCTTCCCGGTCAGGATGCCCGAGGCATCGGTCCCGGCGACGGCCGTGGCGGAGGTGGAGGTGACGGGGGAGCGGGGTGCCCTGCCGGCGGCCGGACAGGCGCGCGTCGACCTCGGCACGACCCCGCTCTGGCAGGCGCTCTGGGCGACGGTCGCGTCCCCGCTGGCAGCTCTCACGAGCGAGGAGGAGAGAGGATGA
- the mpaM gene encoding daptide-type RiPP biosynthesis methyltransferase, whose protein sequence is MTSLITETVAARLDLVGATARAQDLYAGAGTDFYDRLVGPDRAEIREVLGLAHTAPGPVLDLAAGSGRLTIPLARSGHRVTAVDLSADMLARLRGAVPHGATVECVVADMRDLALGGHFGLVVLGATSITLLDREDRARLYAGVRRHLASAGVFALTIADGVSADTLAIPTDREITVPGSAGDEPYLFAQQIEDDGAARLVNWVRLADIAPRAEVPVLTSRLHVLTPEVLAGELVAAGFTAPERSPVRTPAGVEILLLTTSRAGDGRGRR, encoded by the coding sequence ATGACGTCCCTGATCACCGAGACCGTGGCGGCACGGCTCGACCTCGTCGGCGCGACCGCCAGGGCACAGGACCTGTACGCCGGAGCCGGCACCGACTTCTACGACCGGCTCGTCGGCCCGGACCGGGCGGAGATCCGCGAGGTCCTGGGGCTCGCGCACACGGCCCCCGGACCCGTCCTGGACCTCGCCGCGGGCAGCGGACGGCTGACGATCCCGCTCGCACGCTCCGGGCACCGCGTCACGGCGGTCGATCTCTCCGCGGACATGCTCGCCCGCCTCCGCGGCGCCGTGCCGCACGGAGCGACCGTCGAGTGCGTCGTGGCGGACATGCGCGACCTCGCGCTCGGCGGGCACTTCGGCCTCGTCGTCCTCGGGGCGACCTCCATCACGCTGCTCGATCGCGAAGACCGGGCGCGTCTCTACGCGGGCGTTCGACGTCATCTGGCCTCCGCCGGCGTCTTCGCCCTCACCATCGCGGACGGGGTGTCGGCGGACACTCTCGCAATCCCGACCGACCGCGAGATCACGGTCCCCGGCAGCGCCGGAGACGAGCCCTACCTCTTCGCACAGCAGATCGAGGACGACGGCGCCGCACGGCTGGTCAACTGGGTCCGCCTCGCGGACATCGCCCCGCGTGCGGAGGTGCCGGTCCTCACGAGTCGCCTGCACGTGCTGACCCCCGAGGTCCTCGCGGGTGAGCTCGTCGCCGCGGGGTTCACGGCGCCGGAGAGGTCTCCCGTGCGGACGCCCGCGGGCGTGGAGATCCTGCTCCTCACGACCTCCCGCGCCGGGGATGGAAGGGGCCGGCGATGA
- a CDS encoding transglutaminase family protein: protein MFRAERPQPAPVPAGTSARWHRDREEPPPGVLAPAALAGLAALTALWPFTAVIVPGTWSFVATVVIIAVVGVGALVRHLLRRRSEGIAGLLALLGQIIVAVGVLTLLLAGDTAAVGVVPTAATLSRFQVLAAAAAEEIVFGSAPLEATPGLAAALGAGFAVVAILLDLLIVNRSAVLATVLMGVTGAVPMIITLGAPNLGWFAAAAVVGLLVFRFTARRHPESPRRSSPGVAVAVGAAALATTFVVTPLLPVGSTITGTGAGVTVDASLRLGDDLRQPSPVEVLTVAAKADAAPYLRLTTLSRFDGRVWQPDRGDLQSQVDGFGEPEWGDDITTAEQTTSIRVLRMSSSWLPLPYPATDVQGLSAAWRVSPENRTLFSRRADAVGNDYTVTSLRVTPTLEQIRAAEAAPPVEDAEREDVELPGIISELASEVTADEESDYDRLVALQNWFRSEFEYSLETPVDEGFDGTGADAVARFLEERSGYCVHFAGSFALMAESLGMQVRIVVGYLPGSPTDEKRGDESIFSVSSDQLHSWPEVLFPGIGWVPFEPTASLGVPTAFRAGITGGGTGGSPTTPAPTTAPQTEETSGPEVDRRDADAGSTDSGELRRLDPTPVLLAALGVVALLLLPAAVRIVERRVRMRRAARGDAAAAWAELRDTLLDLRIAVSDADSPRMRAAGLVREAGADEEALGRLITAVERANYARSSAAEDDLAAPLRSVLVSLRAHVDGTTRARAVLLPRSLYAPRGSDSRLLI from the coding sequence ATGTTCCGCGCTGAGCGCCCGCAGCCCGCTCCCGTCCCCGCTGGCACGAGCGCACGCTGGCACCGCGACAGGGAGGAGCCGCCGCCCGGTGTGCTCGCGCCGGCGGCCCTCGCCGGGCTCGCCGCACTCACGGCGCTGTGGCCGTTCACCGCCGTCATCGTCCCGGGGACCTGGTCCTTCGTCGCGACCGTGGTCATCATCGCGGTCGTGGGGGTCGGCGCGCTCGTGCGTCACCTCCTGCGCAGGCGCTCGGAGGGCATCGCCGGGCTGCTCGCCCTCCTGGGGCAGATCATCGTGGCGGTCGGCGTGCTCACGCTGCTCCTCGCGGGGGACACCGCGGCCGTCGGGGTCGTCCCGACGGCCGCGACCCTGAGCCGGTTCCAGGTCCTGGCTGCGGCGGCAGCGGAGGAGATCGTCTTCGGCTCCGCCCCGCTGGAGGCCACTCCGGGGCTCGCAGCGGCCCTCGGCGCGGGCTTCGCGGTCGTCGCGATCCTGCTCGATCTCCTCATCGTGAACCGATCCGCCGTGCTCGCGACCGTGCTGATGGGCGTCACCGGCGCGGTGCCCATGATCATCACCCTGGGTGCCCCGAACCTGGGGTGGTTCGCCGCGGCGGCTGTCGTGGGCCTCCTCGTGTTCCGCTTCACCGCCCGCCGCCATCCGGAGTCGCCGCGCCGATCGTCGCCAGGGGTCGCGGTCGCCGTGGGCGCCGCCGCCCTCGCGACCACCTTCGTCGTGACGCCGCTGCTCCCGGTCGGCTCGACCATCACGGGCACCGGGGCCGGCGTGACGGTCGATGCCTCGCTGCGGCTGGGCGACGATCTGCGGCAGCCGAGCCCCGTCGAAGTGCTGACCGTGGCCGCGAAGGCGGACGCCGCCCCGTACCTCCGTCTCACGACGCTCTCCCGGTTCGACGGCCGCGTGTGGCAGCCCGATCGCGGCGACCTGCAGTCTCAGGTCGACGGCTTCGGCGAACCGGAGTGGGGAGACGACATCACCACCGCCGAGCAGACGACCTCGATCCGAGTGCTGCGCATGTCGAGTTCCTGGCTGCCGCTGCCGTATCCCGCCACCGACGTGCAGGGACTCAGCGCTGCATGGCGCGTCTCGCCCGAGAACCGCACCCTGTTCTCCCGCCGTGCCGATGCGGTCGGCAACGATTACACCGTGACCTCGCTCCGAGTGACACCGACCCTGGAGCAGATCCGCGCGGCGGAGGCCGCTCCGCCCGTCGAGGACGCGGAGCGCGAGGACGTCGAGCTGCCCGGAATCATCTCCGAGTTGGCGTCAGAGGTCACCGCGGACGAGGAGTCCGACTACGACCGTCTGGTCGCGCTGCAGAACTGGTTCCGGTCGGAGTTCGAGTACTCGCTGGAGACGCCCGTCGACGAGGGGTTCGACGGAACCGGCGCTGACGCGGTGGCCCGTTTCCTCGAAGAGCGGTCCGGGTACTGCGTGCACTTCGCAGGCTCCTTCGCCCTCATGGCCGAAAGCCTGGGCATGCAGGTGCGCATCGTGGTGGGGTACCTCCCCGGGTCGCCTACCGATGAGAAGCGCGGAGACGAGTCGATCTTCTCGGTGTCGAGCGACCAGCTGCATTCCTGGCCCGAGGTGCTGTTCCCGGGGATCGGCTGGGTACCGTTCGAGCCGACCGCCTCCCTCGGCGTGCCCACGGCCTTCCGTGCAGGGATCACCGGAGGGGGGACCGGCGGCAGCCCGACCACCCCGGCACCGACCACGGCACCTCAGACCGAGGAGACGTCGGGCCCGGAGGTCGACCGGAGGGACGCGGATGCCGGCTCGACGGACTCCGGGGAGCTGAGACGGCTCGACCCGACGCCCGTGCTCCTCGCCGCGCTCGGAGTCGTGGCCCTCCTTCTGCTTCCGGCGGCCGTCCGGATCGTCGAGCGGCGCGTCCGCATGCGCCGTGCGGCGCGAGGCGACGCGGCCGCCGCCTGGGCGGAACTGCGGGACACCCTCCTCGACCTCCGGATCGCGGTCTCGGATGCGGACAGTCCTCGGATGCGGGCCGCCGGGCTCGTCCGGGAGGCGGGGGCGGACGAGGAGGCGCTGGGGCGGCTCATCACGGCCGTGGAGCGGGCCAACTACGCTCGCTCGTCCGCGGCGGAGGACGATCTCGCGGCGCCCCTGCGGTCCGTGCTCGTCAGCCTCCGCGCGCATGTCGACGGCACGACGCGAGCCCGAGCCGTGCTGCTGCCGCGGTCGCTCTACGCCCCGCGGGGGTCCGACTCGCGGCTCCTGATCTGA
- the mpaA2 gene encoding MpaA2 family daptide-type RiPP translates to MNAALPALEFTELEAMDAPGDADDYIRGFAVGVIIGILALT, encoded by the coding sequence ATGAACGCAGCACTGCCGGCGCTCGAGTTCACCGAACTCGAGGCCATGGACGCGCCGGGCGATGCCGATGACTACATCCGCGGCTTCGCTGTGGGCGTGATCATCGGAATTCTCGCTCTGACCTAG
- the mpaA3 gene encoding MpaA3 family daptide-type RiPP: MQSTSLEFLELEQIDTPLEWWEHASYIIAIIGGAAAIAT; encoded by the coding sequence GTGCAGTCCACGTCGCTGGAGTTCCTGGAACTCGAACAGATCGACACCCCGCTCGAGTGGTGGGAGCACGCGAGCTACATCATCGCGATCATCGGCGGAGCCGCCGCCATCGCGACCTGA
- the mpaB gene encoding daptide biosynthesis RiPP recognition protein: protein MGTSATTARQDDGSTGEDPLLGPHVLRAWVTGGHAARGRVFLREAETGAEALAAAADPEDVILEPAGSAPRPGAARVVGYGGRLADLGDELFLGERGVELQDYIAASFVQIVGPTAMRFFDEASWRAFLDDADLARGTGVFAAAMLDPRVLLADRSALARPQEVETPRAVRIDGDGGVHLGLQGEAIGHVDDLPDALGWALPRASMLGGVPGSADLVAELDTRPWLRRYLDAADLRKMLRLPNGTARIAGYGWALLDDDLAEAEALADDPFLLDTAEGFLLADVRTLRRHLLSPLTAAVVDAIQTSSTRGRAAARVARACGVPDAHARHLCLEALAALGVHLGARTEDASGDGAR from the coding sequence ATGGGGACGAGTGCGACGACGGCACGGCAGGACGACGGGTCGACGGGCGAAGATCCGCTCCTCGGGCCGCACGTCCTGCGGGCGTGGGTCACCGGCGGGCATGCGGCACGCGGTCGCGTGTTCCTGCGCGAGGCGGAGACCGGGGCTGAGGCCCTCGCGGCTGCGGCCGACCCCGAGGACGTGATCCTCGAGCCCGCAGGATCGGCGCCTCGGCCGGGGGCGGCGCGGGTCGTCGGCTACGGAGGACGGCTCGCCGACCTCGGTGACGAGCTGTTCCTGGGGGAGCGCGGCGTCGAGCTCCAGGACTACATCGCGGCCTCCTTCGTCCAGATCGTCGGACCGACGGCCATGCGCTTCTTCGACGAGGCGAGCTGGCGTGCCTTCCTCGACGACGCCGACCTCGCTCGCGGCACCGGAGTCTTCGCCGCCGCGATGCTCGACCCGCGGGTGCTGCTGGCGGACCGCTCCGCTCTCGCGCGGCCGCAGGAGGTGGAGACTCCGCGCGCCGTCCGCATCGACGGGGACGGCGGTGTGCATCTCGGGCTGCAGGGGGAGGCGATCGGCCACGTGGACGACCTCCCCGACGCCCTCGGATGGGCTCTCCCGCGGGCGTCGATGCTGGGCGGCGTGCCCGGCTCGGCCGACCTCGTCGCCGAACTCGACACCCGGCCGTGGCTCCGTCGATACCTGGACGCCGCCGATCTCCGGAAGATGCTCCGCCTGCCGAACGGCACCGCCCGGATCGCGGGCTACGGGTGGGCGCTCCTCGATGACGACCTCGCGGAGGCGGAGGCCCTGGCCGACGACCCGTTCCTGCTCGACACCGCCGAGGGGTTCCTGCTCGCCGACGTCCGGACGCTCCGTCGGCATCTCCTGTCGCCGCTGACCGCCGCGGTGGTCGACGCGATCCAGACCTCGAGCACACGCGGGCGGGCGGCGGCGCGCGTGGCGCGCGCTTGCGGAGTGCCCGATGCCCACGCACGGCACCTGTGCCTGGAGGCGCTCGCCGCGCTCGGCGTCCACCTCGGTGCGCGGACCGAGGACGCCTCGGGGGACGGTGCGAGATGA
- the mpaD gene encoding daptide-type RiPP biosynthesis aminotransferase, with product MSVPHALWTSMLPADTAFPPDRVAIGAAGHRLFYADGSDRLCATSGLWNVPLGFGNPAVTEAVSRATRDASYLSLFRAPHRYAEDAADALIALAGSDRYRRVIFSTSGGAANDAAMKLARQYWAQQGAGSRSLVVGLRGSYHGTMYGSHVLSGDDLLQSVYGVDRRTVRHVSHTDEGAELEALLEREGSRVASVVVEPVLGSGAHALSAAFVRRLLELRERHGFLLVADEVATGFGRTGAMFATEGWAAAPDVLLVSKALTNGAMGAAALLVGDRIATAFARGGWTFVHGETQAGTPACAAAVLAVIDELRRIDVEATTQALASTLHRLARTWQEDGIVTDVSGSGCFVGVGLRRPDGSALSGTDVLEVVSAIADSGVVVHPGPSSFQLIPGYGFTPAEVAETDRAVRGGLARAREAVA from the coding sequence ATGAGCGTGCCGCACGCGCTGTGGACGTCGATGCTCCCCGCCGACACCGCGTTCCCTCCGGATCGGGTGGCGATCGGGGCCGCCGGTCATCGCCTCTTCTACGCCGACGGCTCCGACCGCCTCTGCGCGACCAGCGGCCTGTGGAACGTGCCCCTCGGCTTCGGCAATCCCGCGGTGACCGAGGCCGTGAGCAGGGCGACCCGCGACGCGTCGTACCTCTCGCTGTTCCGCGCCCCGCACCGGTACGCCGAAGACGCCGCCGACGCCCTCATCGCCCTCGCGGGCTCCGACCGCTACCGGCGGGTGATCTTCTCCACCTCCGGCGGGGCGGCCAACGACGCCGCCATGAAGCTCGCCCGGCAGTACTGGGCGCAGCAGGGCGCGGGCTCGCGGTCGCTCGTCGTCGGCCTGCGCGGCAGCTATCACGGCACGATGTACGGCAGTCATGTGCTGAGCGGCGACGACCTGCTGCAGTCGGTCTACGGCGTCGACAGGCGCACGGTGCGGCACGTGTCGCACACTGACGAGGGGGCGGAGCTCGAAGCGCTGCTGGAGCGTGAAGGCTCCCGCGTCGCCTCCGTCGTGGTGGAGCCCGTCCTCGGCAGCGGCGCCCATGCCTTGTCCGCCGCCTTCGTCCGTCGTCTCCTGGAGCTGAGGGAGCGGCACGGGTTCCTGCTGGTGGCAGACGAGGTGGCGACCGGTTTCGGGCGCACCGGCGCGATGTTCGCCACCGAGGGCTGGGCAGCCGCCCCGGACGTCCTCCTCGTGTCGAAGGCGTTGACGAACGGGGCGATGGGAGCGGCGGCGCTCCTCGTCGGAGACCGCATCGCGACGGCGTTCGCCCGCGGCGGATGGACGTTCGTGCACGGGGAGACGCAGGCGGGCACGCCTGCCTGCGCAGCCGCGGTCCTCGCCGTGATCGACGAGCTCCGCCGTATCGACGTCGAGGCCACCACGCAGGCCCTGGCGTCGACGCTGCATCGCCTCGCGAGGACCTGGCAGGAGGACGGGATCGTCACCGACGTCAGCGGCAGCGGCTGCTTCGTCGGGGTGGGGCTCCGCCGCCCGGACGGGTCTGCGCTCTCCGGGACCGACGTCCTGGAGGTGGTGTCCGCCATCGCCGACAGCGGTGTCGTGGTGCACCCCGGTCCGAGCTCCTTCCAGCTCATCCCCGGCTACGGCTTCACCCCGGCGGAGGTGGCCGAGACCGACCGGGCCGTGCGAGGCGGCCTGGCTCGGGCGCGGGAGGCGGTGGCATGA